A genomic segment from Corylus avellana chromosome ca5, CavTom2PMs-1.0 encodes:
- the LOC132182452 gene encoding uncharacterized protein LOC132182452 isoform X1, with translation MSAAPVDNIQRTSMLRKIGEIWVEKHQFMKWVYIHFGDLCNLLIYVSLTCRQNNGQYTKHFQDEEDRLLIPITLVTLFFWPGLQGMLTCLQVQQLVKVQVISWFGETNIWEKATAEILCTQCLKNQPFGLVCSIPSYGGLSIAEWHTLAVAQFVTLL, from the exons ATGTCAGCCGCACCTGTAGACAATATACAGAGGACTTCCATGCTAAGGAAGATCGG GGAGATATGGGTAGAAAAGCATCAATTCATGAAATGGGTGTATATTCATTTTGGGGATTTATGCAATTTGCTCATATATGTCAGCCTCACTTGTAGACAAAACAATGGACAATATACAAAGCACTTCCAGGATGAGGAAGATCGG CTCCTGATTCCGATTACACTTGTCACACTCTTTTTCTGGCCGGGTCTGCAAGGAATGCTTACTTGTCTTCAAGT GCAACAACTGGTGAAAGTTCAAGTTATTTCATGGTTTGgagaaacaaatatttggga GAAAGCTACGGCTGAAATATTGTGTACGCAGTGCTTGAAAAATCAGCCTTTTGGGCTAGTTTGCTCAATTCCTTCCTATGGTGGATTATCGATAGCAGAGTG GCATACACTTGCAGTCGCCCAATTTGTTACACTATTATGA
- the LOC132182452 gene encoding uncharacterized protein LOC132182452 isoform X2 — protein MSAAPVDNIQRTSMLRKIGEIWVEKHQFMKWVYIHFGDLCNLLIYVSLTCRQNNGQYTKHFQDEEDRLLIPITLVTLFFWPGLQGMLTCLQVKATAEILCTQCLKNQPFGLVCSIPSYGGLSIAEWHTLAVAQFVTLL, from the exons ATGTCAGCCGCACCTGTAGACAATATACAGAGGACTTCCATGCTAAGGAAGATCGG GGAGATATGGGTAGAAAAGCATCAATTCATGAAATGGGTGTATATTCATTTTGGGGATTTATGCAATTTGCTCATATATGTCAGCCTCACTTGTAGACAAAACAATGGACAATATACAAAGCACTTCCAGGATGAGGAAGATCGG CTCCTGATTCCGATTACACTTGTCACACTCTTTTTCTGGCCGGGTCTGCAAGGAATGCTTACTTGTCTTCAAGT GAAAGCTACGGCTGAAATATTGTGTACGCAGTGCTTGAAAAATCAGCCTTTTGGGCTAGTTTGCTCAATTCCTTCCTATGGTGGATTATCGATAGCAGAGTG GCATACACTTGCAGTCGCCCAATTTGTTACACTATTATGA
- the LOC132181603 gene encoding putative disease resistance protein RGA3 translates to MAFKDEEEPKNPKLVEIGWEIVQKCAQVLLAIRSIASLLYFNNSEVYWLSFKNNELYKITQQEKGIFPILKLSYDHLPPHLKQCFAFCSSFPKDYGIKVDELIQLWIAQGFIHLLDEKSRLEDVGLEYFKDLLWRSFFQDININAYGDIYQCKMHDLIHDLAQSVAGAKSIISTSNAKNVVEKTRHVAFDSLNSLRDIPAPLFKADKMRLLLPRFPIFYGYGQSVLEGNKRVYDTLISSFKCLRALNLSNSNI, encoded by the coding sequence atggcaTTTAAAGACGAGGAAGAGCCAAAGAATCCAAAGCTAGTAGAAATCGGATGGGAGATCGTACAAAAGTGTGCACAAGTTCTTCTTGCTATAAGGAGCATAGCAAGTCTATTATACTTCAACAACTCAGAAGTTTATTGGTTGTCTTTTAAAAACAATGAActttacaaaataactcaacaagaGAAAGGTATTTTCCCAATACTTAAGTTGAGTTATGATCATCTCCCACCACACTTGAAGCAATGTTTTGCATTTTGTTCGTCGTTTCCAAAAGATTATGGAATTAAAGTGGATGAGTTGATTCAATTATGGATAGCTCAAGGCTTTATTCATTTATTAGATGAAAAGAGCCGACTTGAAGATGTTGGTCTCGAGTATTTTAAGGATTTGCTTTGGCGGTCGTTTTTCCAAGACATAAATATCAATGCGTATGGGGATATTTACCaatgcaaaatgcatgaccttATTCATGATCTTGCACAGTCAGTAGCGGGAGCCAAGTCCATAATTTCAACTTCAAATGCAAAAAATGTAGTTGAAAAAACTCGCCATGTGGCCTTTGATTCTTTAAATTCATTAAGGGATATTCCAGCTCCCTTGTTCAAGGCAGACAAAATGAGATTGCTTTTGCCGCGTTTTCCAATATTTTATGGATATGGTCAATCAGTACTTGAGGGGAATAAGCGAGTCTATGATAcacttatttcaagttttaaatgctTGCGTGCCTTGAATTTGAGTAACTCGAATATTTAG
- the LOC132181604 gene encoding putative disease resistance protein RGA3: MDRCKGDGTVFKKKLTSVAWVLNATDATGSRDANRRHIQMRRSGKQQVIHEMGYGNHVGISVPNLATMSFKEEHQKLRNTVSTIQAMLLDAEEQQAKNHAVKDWLEKLKDAMYDADDLLDDYSTELLRRQVMTWDKKAKQVRIFFSNLNQLLYCHKMGHRIKAVRTRLDDIAADRIKFSFTKRQLERKRREDTHSFVPDQEVIGREGEKKAIKDQLFLDSDVKRNVSIIPIVGIGGLGKTTLAQHVFNDDEVQSHFDLMLLVCVSDPFDIRTIVQKIIECATGRKPKSLEMNLLQRQLREKIDGKRYLLVLDDVWNEDRDTWLRFETLLLGGLRGSKILITTRSVKVANITCTVLPYLLRGLSESDS; encoded by the exons ATGGATAGATGCAAAGGAGATGGGACCGTATTTAAAAAGAAGCTCACCTCGGTAGCTTGGGTATTAAATGCGACAGATGCAACAGGGTCTCGGGATGCCAATCGACGCCACATACAGATGAGGCGTTCTGG GAAGCAGCAAGTAATTCATGAAATGGGTTATGGGAATCATGTGGGTATTTCTGTACCAAATTTGGCAACTATG AGTTTCAAAGAAGAGCATCAAAAGCTCCGGAACACGGTTTCCACCATCCAAGCTATGCTTTTGGATGCGGAGGAGCAGCAGGCCAAGAACCATGCCGTCAAAGATTGGCTTGAAAAACTAAAGGATGCCATGTACGACGCGGATGACTTGCTAGATGACTACTCCACTGAACTTCTGCGCCGGCAAGTGATGACATGGGATAAGAAGGCAAAACAG GTACGCATCTTCTTTTCCAATTTGAACCAGCTTTTATATTGCCATAAAATGGGTCATAGGATCAAGGCAGTTAGGACAAGATTGGATGACATCGCAGctgataggatcaaatttagcttcactaaacGCCAGCTTGAGCGTaaaaggagagaagatacacaCTCTTTTGTACCTGACCAAGAAGTTATTGGGAGGGAGGGTGAAAAAAAGGCTATTAAAGATCAATTGTTTTTGGATTCTGATGTGAAAAGGAACGTTTCCATCATTCCCATAGTTGGGATTGGTGGACTAGGCAAAACCACACTTGCTCAACATGTGTTTAATGATGACGAGGTCCAAAGTCATTTTGATCTTATGTTGTTGGTGTGTGTCTCTGATCCTTTTGATATTAGAACTATTGTTCAAAAGATCATAGAATGCGCAACTGGAAGGAAACCTAAAAGCCTTGAGATGAATTTGTTGCAACGTCAGCTTCGAGAAAAAATTGATGGGAAGCgatatttacttgttttagacGATGTATGGAATGAAGATCGTGATACATGGTTGAGATTTGAGACATTGTTATTGGGTGGCTTGAGAGGAAGCAAAATTTTGATTACTACACGCAGTGTAAAAGTTGCAAATATTACATGCACAGTGTTACCGTATCTTTTGAGAGGTCTATCTGAAAGTGATTCATga
- the LOC132181606 gene encoding uncharacterized protein LOC132181606, translated as MAVSAALIREEEGVQKPVYFISRALRGAEERYPQVEKLAFVLSVAEYPLKKVLRRLDLSGILANWAIELGEFDIEFLPRNSLKGQALVDFLAEFTNLPDVTSWPSDETWVVYVDGSSTKKHGGAGIVMITLDGEELCSSLKLMFKTTNNEAEYEAVLVGFGLALEMGAKFVEIRSDSQVVVGHIRDEFEAKGDKMKLYLSKVQDLQTLFNKFSIMKIPRPENERADQLARITSTASEEIEAETPIQILLQSSITETVSVSTAETIPDWQLEIVEYLERGVLPSDKKLATRLKIRAGRFTMVNGILYKRSFMLPLLKCVSKEEGNYILREIHEGICGSHAGARMLAHKAIRAGFYWPNMNRDSAGLVKNCDKCQRFANITHKPLEDLSAIFSPWPFSQWGVNIVGPLPRSRGGLRFTVVAVDYFTKWAEVKALVNITAKAIKPFLWKNIICRYGIPHTFVTDNSKQFDCDSF; from the exons ATGGCTGTGAGTGCGGCATTGATCCGAGAAGAGGAAGGAGTTCAGAAACCTgtatattttattagtagagCTTTGAGAGGAGCAGAAGAAAGATACCCTCAGGTGGAGAAACTGGCTTTTGTGTTG AGTGTTGCTGAATACCCTTTGAAGAAAGTACTACGAAGGCTAGATCTGTCGGGAATATTAGCTAACTGGGCTATTGAGCTGGGAGAATTCGACATTGAGTTTCTTCCTCGGAATTCTCTCAAGGGCCAGGCACTGGTTGATTTTCTGGCAGAATTCACTAATTTGCCAGACGTCACCAGCTGGCCAAGTGATGAAACTTGGGTAGTTTATGTAGATGGATCATCTACGAAGAAGCATGGTGGAGCTGGGATAGTAATGATTACTCTCGATGGGGAAGAATTGTGTAGTTCATTGAAGTTGATGTTCAAGACCACAAATAACGAGGCCGAGTATGAGGCAGTTTTGGTAGGATTCGGTTTAGCTCTTGAAATGGGAGCCAAATTTGTGGAAATACGGAGTGACTCCCAGGTCGTCGTAGGGCACATCCGAGATGAATTTGAAGCCAAGGGAGACAAGATGAAGTTATACTTATCTAAAGTGCAAGATTTGCAaacattattcaataaatttagcattatgAAAATTCCGAGGCCAGAAAATGAGAGAGCAGACCAATTGGCCCGAATAACCTCAACAGCCAGTGAAGAGATTGAAGCTGAGACTCCTATCCAAATTCTTCTACAGTCATCAATTACCGAGACGGTGTCGGTCTCGACAGCCGAGACCATACCTGATTGGCAACTAGAAATTGTGGAATACCTGGAAAGAGGAGTACTTCCCTCCGATAAAAAGCTTGCTACCCGATTGAAGATAAGAGCAGGAAGGTTTACAATGGTAAATGGAATCCTTTACAAGAGGAGTTTCATGTTGCCACTCTTAAAGTGCGTTTCAAAAGAAGAAGGGAACTATATCCTTAGAGAAATCCATGAAGGGATTTGCGGAAGCCATGCTGGAGCTAGAATGCTGGCACATAAAGCAATCCGAGCGGGTTTTTATTGGCCCAACATGAACAGGGACTCGGCAGGATTAGTCaaaaattgtgacaagtgccagCGTTTCGCTAATATAACTCATAAACCTCTTGAAGACCTGAGTGCAATCTTTTCACCTTGGCCCTTCTCTCAATGGGGGGTAAATATCGTGGGACCATTGCCTCGGAGCAGGGGAGGTCTACGGTTTACCGTTGTTGCCGTGGATTATTTCACCAAGTGGGCAGAGGTTAAAGCCTTAGTGAATATCACAGCTAAGGCAATAAAGCCATTTTTATGGAAGAACATCATATGCCGGTATGGCATTCCCCATACTTTTGTCACAGATAATAGCAAGCAGTTTGACTGCGACTCATTCTGA